A genomic segment from Coregonus clupeaformis isolate EN_2021a unplaced genomic scaffold, ASM2061545v1 scaf1815, whole genome shotgun sequence encodes:
- the LOC123487707 gene encoding LOW QUALITY PROTEIN: importin-5-like (The sequence of the model RefSeq protein was modified relative to this genomic sequence to represent the inferred CDS: inserted 3 bases in 2 codons), producing MAEQQQFYSLLGNLMSPDNDIRKQSEEAYDTIPGQTKITFLLQAIRDADCAEEVKTMAAVLLRRLLSSSFEEIYPGLTVDMQTAIKTELVTSIQTEASPNIRKKVADIAAELCRNLLDDDGNNQWPELLKFLFDSVNSDNVGLREAALHIFWNFPGIFGNQQQHYMEVIKRMLVQCMQDQENPQIRTLAARAAASFVLSNEGNTALLKHFSDLLPGILQAVNESCYQGDDSVLKSLVEIADTAPKYLRPNLEATLQLSLKLCADTNLTNMQRQLALEVIVTLSETAAAMLRKHTAIVASSVPQMLAMMVDLEEDEEWSMADELEDDDFDSNAVAGESALDRMACGLGGKIVLPMIKQHIMTMLQNPDWKYRHAGLMALSAIGEGCHQQMEAILNEIVNXVLLFCQDPHPRVRYAACNAIGQMATDFAPTFQKKFHDKVISALLQTMEDQTNPRVQAHAAAXLINFTEDCPKSLLIPYLDSLVQHLHVIMVAKLQESRLLFFCLCLIQKGTKLVLEQVVTSIASVADTAEEKFVPYYDLFMPSLKHIVENAVQKELRLLRGKTIECISLIGLAVGKDKFMPDASAVMQLLLKTQTDFNDLEDDDPQISYMISAWARMCKILGKEFQQYLPVVMGPLTKTASIKPEVALLDTQDMENMSEDDGWEFVNLGDQQSFGIKTAGLEEKATACQMLVCYAKELKEGFVEYTEQVVKLMVPLLKFYFHDGVRVAAAESMPLLLECARVRGPDYLTQMWHFMCDALIKAIGTEPDSDVLSEIMHSFAKCIELMGEGCLNNEHFEELGGILKGKLEEHFKNQELRQAKRQDEDYDEGMEETLQDEDENDVYILTKVSDILHSVFSSYKEQVLPWFEQLLQLIVQLVCPSRPWADRQWGLCIFDDVVEHCSPSSFKYADYFLRPMAQSLCDTSPEVRQAAAYGVGVMAQYGGENYRPFCTEALPLLVGVIQSPDSKVKENVNATENCISAVGKVMRFRPECANVNEILPHWLSWLPLNEDKEEAVHTFDFLCDLIESNNPIVLGPDNANLPKIFQIIAEGVTNESVKSEDACSKRLANVIRQVQGSGGLWTQCVAMLNETQQKAIQDLLNTA from the exons ATGGCGGAGCAGCAGCAGTTCTACAGCTTGCTGGGCAACCTGATGAGCCCTGACAACGACATCAGGAAACAGTCCGAG GAAGCTTATGACACCATCCCCGGTCAGACAAAGATCACATTTTTGCTGCAGGCCATCAGAGATGCAGACTGTGCAGAAGAG GTCAAGACGATGGCGGCGGTGCTGCTGCGCCGGCTGCTGTCGTCCTCCTTCGAGGAGATCTACCCCGGCCTGACGGTGGACATGCAGACGGCCATCAAGACAGAGCTGGTCACAAGCATCCAGACAGAGGCCTCGCCCAACATCCGCAAGAAGGTCGCCGACATCGCTGCAGAGCTCTGCCGCAACCTCCTAG ATGATGATGGAAACAACCAGTGGCCAGAACTGCTCAAGTTCCTGTTTGACTCGGTCAACTCTGACAACGTTGGCCTGAGAGAGGCTGCCCTGCATATATTCTG GAACTTCCCAGGTATCTTTGGCAACCAGCAGCAGCACTACATGGAGGTGATCAAGAGGATGCTGGTACAGTGTATGCAGGACCAGGAGAACCCGCAG ATCCGTACCCTGGCTGCCCGTGCTGCAGCCTCCTTCGTCCTGTCCAACGAGGGCAACACCGCCCTGCTGAAGCACTTCTCTGACCTGCTGCCAGGCATCCTGCAG GCGGTGAATGAGTCGTGCTACCAGGGAGATGACTCTGTGCTGAAGTCTCTGGTGGAGATAGCTGACACGGCCCCCAAGTACCTGCGGCCCAACCTGGAGGCCACCCTACAGCTCAgcctgaagctgtgtgctgacacCAACCTGACCAACATGCAGAGGCAGCTGGCCCTGGAGGTCATCGTCACGCTGTCCGAGACCGCCGCCGCCATGCTGAGGAAACACACCGCCATCGTGGCATCCAGCG ttCCCCAGATGCTGGCTATGATGGTGGAtctggaggaggatgaggagtggTCTATGGCTGACGAGCTGGAGGACGATGACTTTGACAG CAATGCAGTTGCAGGAGAGAGTGCTCTGGACAGAATGGCCTGTGGGCTGGGAGGAAAGATCGTGTTACCCATGATCAAGCAGCACATCATGACTATGCTGCAGAACC cTGACTGGAAGTACCGCCACGCCGGCCTCATGGCTCTGTCTGCCATCGGGGAGGGCTGCCACCAGCAGATGGAGGCCATCCTCAACGAGATCGTCAA CGTGCTGCTGTTCTGTCAGGACCCT CACCCCAGAGTCCGCTATGCTGCGTGTAACGCCATCGGGCAGATGGCCACCGATTTCGCCCCCACCTTCCAAAAGAAATTCCACGATAAG gTGATCTCTGCCCTACTGCAGACCATGGAGGACCAGACCAACCCACGTGTCCAGGCCCACGCTGCCG GCCTCATCAACTTCACTGAGGACTGCCCCAAGTCCCTCCTTATCCCCTACCTGGACAGCCTGGTCCAGCACCTACATGTCATCATGGTGGCCAAACTACAGGAGAGTCgtctgttgtttttctgtctttgT CTGATCCAAAAGGGCACCAAGCTGGTTCTAGAGCAGGTGGTGACGTCCATAGCGTCTGTGGCGGACACGGCCGAGGAGAAGTTTGTTCCCTACTACGACCTGTTCATGCCCTCCCTCAAACACATCGTGGAGAACGCCGTGCAGAAGGAACTGAGGCTGCTCAGGGGGAAGACCATCGAGTGTATCAGCCTCATCGGCCTGGCCGTCGGCAAGGACAAG tTCATGCCTGATGCGTCAGCTGTGATGCAGCTGCTGCTGAAGACCCAGACAGACTTCAATGACCTGGAGGATGACGACCCACAG ATCTCCTACATGATCTCGGCATGGGCTAGGATGTGTAAGATCCTGGGGAAGGAGTTCCAGCAGTACCTGCCTGTGGTCATGGGGCCCCTCACGAAGACTGCCTCCATCAAGCCAGAGGTGGCCCTCCTGGACA CCCAGGACATGGAGAACATGTCAGAGGATGACGGATGGGAGTTTGTGAACCTGGGAGACCAGCAGAGCTTCGGCATCAAGACAGCCGGTCTGGAAGAGAAGGCCACCGCCTGCCAGATGCTG GTGTGCTATGCCAAAGAGTTGAAGGAAGGGTTCGTGGAGTACACAGAACAGGTGGTCAAGCTGATGGTTCCTCTGCTCAAGTTCTACTTCCATGATG GTGTGCGGGTGGCAGCAGCAGAGTCCATGCCCCTGCTGTTGGAGTGTGCGCGGGTGCGAGGCCCAGACTACCTAACACAGATGTGGCACTTCATGTGCGACGCCCTCATCAAGGCCATTGGCACAGAGCCGGACTCGGACGTCCTATCAGAAATCATGCATTCGTTTGCCAAG TGCATTGAGTTAATGGGAGAGGGCTGCCTGAACAACGAGCACTTTGAAGAGCTGGGAGGGATCCTGAAAGGGAAGCTTGAGGAACACTTTAAGAACCAGGAGCTGAGACAGGCCAAACGACAGGATGAGGACTACGACGAGGGGATGGAGGAAACTTTACAAGACGAG GATGAAAACGATGTGTACATACTGACCAAAGTGTCAGATATTTTGCACTCTGTGTTCAGCAGTTACAAGGAACAAGTGCTGCCCTGGTTTGAGCAGCTTCTACAGCTCATCGTACAGCTTGTG TGTCCTAGCAGGCcatgggcagacaggcagtgggGTCTGTGCATCTTTGACGACGTGGTCGAGCACTGCAGCCCCTCTTCCTTTAAATACGCAGACTACTTCCTGCGGCCCATGGCCCAGTCCCTGTGTGACACCAGCCCTGAGGTGAGACAAGCTGCAGCCTACGGAGTGGGAGTCATGGCTCAGTACGGAGGAGAGAACTACCGACCCTTCTGCACAG AGGCCCTGCCCCTACTGGTGGGAGTGATCCAGTCTCCAGACTCCAAGGTCAAGGAGAATGTCAACGCCACAGAGAACTGCATCTCAGCCGTGGGCAAGGTCATGAGGTTCAGGCCCGAGTGTGCCAACGTCAACGAGATCCTTCCCCATTGGCTCTCCTGGCTGCCACTCAACGAAGACAAGGAGGAAGCTGTGCACACCTTCGACTTCCTGTGTGACCTTATTGAAAG CAACAATCCTATTGTCCTCGGACCAGACAATGCAAATCTTCCCAAGATATTCCAGATCATCGCTGAAGGGGTCACAAACGAGTCTGTTAAGAGTGAGGATGCATGCAGCAAGAGATTGGCAAATGTCATCCGTCAAGTGCAG GGTTCTGGAGGACTGTGGACACAGTGTGTAGCGATGCTGAATGAGACGCAACAGAAGGCCATCCAGGACCTCCTCAACACCGCTTGA